A single Amphiprion ocellaris isolate individual 3 ecotype Okinawa chromosome 1, ASM2253959v1, whole genome shotgun sequence DNA region contains:
- the ca7 gene encoding carbonic anhydrase 7, which yields MTGNHWGYGKEDGPSLWHRNYPVAQGSRQSPIDIIPHQAAHDHSLDAIILNYDHCTSINISNNGHSVVVEFDDSDDRSVIRGGPLDNAYRLKQFHFHWGGKGCHGSEHTVAGMSYASELHLVHWNAVKYKNFGEAATAPDGLVVLGIFLETGDDHRWLHVITDALYMVKYKGSLTDFKGFNPKCLLPSSLHYWTYLGSLTTPPLHESVTWIILKEPISVSEKQLGKFRMLLFTGEEEDQRIRMENNFRPPQPLKGRKVRSSN from the exons GTCCTTCTCTATGGCATAGAAACTACCCCGTTGCTCAGGGAAGCCGGCAATCCCCAATTGACATCATCCCTCATCAGGCTGCACATGATCACAGTCTGGATGCGATTATCCTGAACTATGACCATTGTACCTCCATTAACATCTCTAACAATGGACACTCAGTGGTTGTGGAGTTTGATGACTCAGATGACCGTTCAG TGATCCGGGGAGGCCCTCTTGACAACGCTTACAGACTGAAACAGTTTCACTTCCACTGGGGTGGAAAAGGATGCCATGGCTCTGAGCACACTGTTGCAGGAATGAGCTATGCATCTGAG CTTCATTTAGTTCACTGGAACGCCGTCAAATACAAAAATTTTGGTGAGGCAGCAACAGCTCCAGACGGCCTCGTTGTCCTTGGCATCTTCTTAGAA ACAGGTGATGACCACAGATGGCTCCATGTGATAACGGATGCTCTGTATATGGTGAAATACAAG GGCAGCCTCACAGATTTCAAAGGTTTCAACCCCAAGTGCCTCCTCCCCAGCAGCCTCCACTACTGGACCTACCTGGGATCTCTGACCACACCCCCCCTGCATGAGAGCGTCACCTGGATCATCCTGAAGGAGCCGATTTCAGTGTCCGAAAAACAG CTGGGGAAGTTCCGAATGCTTCTGTTcactggagaggaggaggatcagCGGATACGCATGGAAAACAACTTCCGGCCTCCGCAGCCTCTCAAAGGCAGGAAAGTGCGTTCCTCCAATTAA